CCTGGGAGCCGAAGACGAGGAGGCTTGAGGCTCTCAGATGCGCCTGCCCCGATTTCGTGGACGCACCTGATGACGCCGGCGGGGTTCGGTGCACTTCTGCTGGGTCTGCTGGACGCGCCATGGGTCTATGCGACGTTGTTCGGCGGAGCCGCAGACGATCGACGAGAAGATCGCCTTGTTGCGAAGGTTCCGGGTGCAATTCGATCTCGGCCAGGATTTCGTGCTGGCGGTGTTCGACCGGAAGGAAGAGCGAGTGCTGGGCGGTACCGGACTCCATGTCCGCAGTGGCCCGCTGAGTCGGGAAATCGGGTTGGAGATCCACTGCGCGCCGGACAACGAACGAAGCGCCAGGGTGCCCCAGAAGCTCGGCTTTCAGCGCGAAGCCGTGCTCGCGCGCCGTTCGGATAGGGACGGACGCGATCCATCGAGGAGTTCGGTCTCTCAGTTCAGGCGCGCAAGCGAGATCTTCCGGTGAAGTGGCACGTATGTCGCCGTAGAATGCCGCAATGAAGAGCCTACGCTCCGAACGATTACTCCTCCGGCCCGCCCGACCGGAGGATCTCGCACCCCTGTTGGCCATCCTGTCGGATCCAGCGGTCGCCCGGTGGTGGCCGGGTTTCGACGAGAGCAAGGTCGAGTCCGAGCTCATCGCACCGGATCCGGACGTCACCGTCTATGTGATCGAGCACGAGCACAGCGTCATCGGAGCGATCCAGTTTGGCGAAGAGCTCGATCCTCAGTACCGCCATGCGAGCATCGACCTGTTCTTGAGCCCGCAGGCGTGGGGGCGAGGCTTCGCTCCCGAAGCCATTCGCACGCTCGCGGTCTACCTGTTCGAGGAGCGGGGTCACCATCGGCTGGTCATCGATCCCGCCGCGGACAACGCCCGTGCGATTCGGGCGTACGAGAAGGTTGGCTTCCGGCCGGTCGGCACCATGCGTCAATACGAGCGCGGCGCTGACGGCACCTGGCACGACGGCGTGTTGCTGGATCTGCTCGCGGACGAGTTCGTGCCACCCCCAGTTGAACGGCCAGGGTGTTCCACTTCGCCGGAATAAGAGCGCCTAACAAAAATAAGGTTTGAGGGTGGACGGTACGGTGGCCGAATGGGAGGGCCATGAGCACCTGGGGCCCATGGCTCGCGAACTCGTACCGGACGCGCTGTGGGAGCGAGTCGCTCCACTGCTGCCGGTTCCCAAGAAGAAGAAGTCCGGGCGTGGTCGACCACGGGCAGACGACCGAGCCGCCTTGGAGGCCATCGTCTTGGTGCTCAGAACCGGTATCCCCTGGGAGATGCTCCCGACGAAGCAGTTCGGCTTGTCAGGGATGACGGCCTGGAGAGGCTTGGAGCAGTGGACGCGCGCTGGGGTGTTCGAGCAGCTCCAGCGCGTCCTGCTCAACGAACTTGGACAGCGCGGCCAGGTGGACATGCGTCGTGCCTCACTCGACTCCTCAGCGGTCCGAGCCTCAAAAGGGGGGCCCTCACGGGCAAAAACCCGACGGACAGAGCGAAGGCGGGCAGCAAGCATCATCTTCTCGTAGACGCCAAGGGCCAGCCGCTGGCAGAGAGTCTGACAGGGGCCAACGTCCACGTCACGCACGAGCTGTTCCCGCTGCTCGATGCTGTGCCTGATGTGAAGCAGCCCCGTGGTCGTCCCCGTCATCGGCCCGGCAAACTGCACGCCGACAAGGCGTACTCTTCGCGCAAGAACCGGCAGGGCTTGCGCCGACGCGGCGTTACCGCGCGCATTGCGCGGCCCGGCGTCGAATTGAAGCAGCGGCTGGGGCGACATCGTTGGGTGGTGGAGCGAACCATCGCCTGGAAGAACCAACAGCGGCGCCTGCGCGTGCGAGATGAACGGCGGGACGATATCCACTTCGGCCTCCTCGTTCTGGGCTGCTGCCTGATACTCTTCCGAGGCCTCAATCCTGATTTTTGTTAGGCGCTCTTATCTGGCTTTCGGCCCTTGTCCTCCGCCAGAAGCGAGCCGTCGTACGGGCCCCAGCGCGACAACCCTCATAAATCGCCTCGCGGGCCCAATTGGCCCTGCATCCAGAGGCGGTCGAGCCGGTCGAGGAGGTGCTCGCCTGATTCCGTCTCCAATCGCGCGAACTCCTCCCTCGAGAGTTCCGAGAACGGATCCGGTCCCAGTGCCACCTTGGGGATCACGCGGGGCAGATGGGTCGTCGTGCGGCATTTCGGGCACCAGACCCAGATCGTCCCCACGTCCTTCTCACGGTCGAAAGCATGAAAGTAGGCGCGTAGTGTCGCCTGCGCGCACTTCGGGCAGACGATTCCCCGCTCCCCTTGCAGCGAACGGCTCGCCGCGCCCATGAATGGAAATTGGAAGGCTCCCCCTGCCTCGATCCAGCGACGTGCCATCACCTCACCAGTCTCTTCTTCACGAGGGCCCAGAGTTCTTCGCCGGCCCGCTCCGCGAGCGCCTCGCTTGAGGTTATCATGCCAGCGGCGAAGTCCTTGATGTGCTTCGCCTCGTGACCAAAGCTCTTGACGGCCTCCCCCAGGGAGGAGAGGCCTTTTTCTGTAAATGTGATCACCGGTCGTCCGCGTGCATCTCTGATGAGGGCACCGTTCGCATCACGCGAGACCCAAGCATAAATCGTCGAAGGATCGACGCCAGCCTTCTTGAGGGACTCCAACTCCGCCTTCGTTACTTTGCGAAGACGGTACCCGGATGGGCTCACGCCCGCATTGCCCAGAACGATGCGCAGTCGCTTGAGCGTCACGGGTCCCGTGCTTTCTACCTTGCCACCGCGGCGCAGGATCCGGCTCAGGCCCAGTTCCTGTTCGGCGGCGCGGAAGACGCGGTTGTCCGCCTCCACCTGGCGCAGAATTCGCTGGAGTCGAGCAACCTCTTCGGCAGTCAGCTTCCCACCAGCCTTGAGCGTCGCCTGCCACCTCTCGACATTCGCTGCTTCGGCGCTCTGCTTTTCGGCGGCGCGTAGGAGAGCAATCACCTCCTCCTCACTGCGCCCGAGCTTCGCGGCGACCTTGGCCACGTTTGCGCCGGTCCGCGATACACCCTTGGCCAGGATTCCCGCGGCAACGGGCAAGAGGGCCGCGAGCCCGGCAATCACTCGCTCCCCAGCGGATAGCTTGTCACCAAAAATCGAATACTCGGTGACTGCTTCACCCAGGAGGACAATCTCTCCGATGACTGGAATCGAGGTGATGGCGATTTCCCATGTCGTCTTCGATGAGAATATGTCACCCAGGAAGTCGATGAAGTCGTCTGGCTTGCGGCGTGGAGCCCAGTTGCCTTGGTATTCGTACTTCCATGCGTCGTTCTGGATGAAGTGAAAGCCGAACTTGCTGACGTTTCTGTTGTCGTACGTCGTGAAGTCGTACTCGCGGGTGATGTTGCTGGAGCTGAACGAGACCCGGATGGAGAAGTCGGGCTTCCCGTCGTTGTTCAGGTCGAAGGTCCACACCGTCGCTTGCTTTTCGGGTAGCCGCTCAAGGTCGATGGGATCGAAATTCGCGCGGTTCCCGAGATGTATCGTCTGCGTAAATGGCGCCGCCGGCACACTCCAGGTGCCCATCGTTTTCCATCGTTCATCCCGGTCGACTTCCCGGCCCTTGCCGTCCCAGTACTTGGGCTGCGATTGGTAGGCGCGAGAGTAGTCGGCCGGCGAGACCACAACGCGCACGCTGGCGGTTGTCGTGACATCGGGGAGCAGCTCGAACGAAACGACGAATGCGTCCTGCCCAACGTTGATGACGAAGTCACTCTGCTTTTCTGGACGCGCCTTCGCCATGGTGGCGACCGCAGGTGAGGACATGACTTGCGGCAGCAGAACCGTCGTTTCAGTGGAGCGCGTTTGCCCGACGCGGGCGGACCCGATGAGCTGTCCGCTGGAAACACCTTCTGGCGCGGATGGAAGGTGCGATTGCGACAGGCTCGCGACTTCGTTCGTTCGCCGCAGGGCCACGAGCTGCCCGTTCGAGAAGGCTCGCAGGACGTACGCGCGGACGCTGTTCCGATCCGTCAGACGTGACTGGGGGGCTCCCGTGGCGGCGGCCATCTCTTCGAGTTGCCAGTCGCGCAGACCTTCGGTCCCGCTGCTCAGAGTGAAGAATGAGCGCAGCTCGCTCGGATTCCGGGCCCGAGCCCGTTCTTCCGGTGTGAGTTCCCCCTGGTGGATGATGACCGCTTGCCGCGTGTACCAGCGTTTGTGCGACATCGAGAGCCTCTCTCCCTAGGACGGAGACGATACTCAAGAGTACCGTGCGTAGGAAGAACGGGGCTGCGGTGCGTCTGAGCGAACACCCGCGCCAGAGCCGCTGCCTCGTCTGGCTCGTTCCTGCAGGTCACGCAGCACTTCCACTCGCTGTGCCGGACGGCGTCTTCGTGCCGCAGGAGGCGGCAACGCTTCGAGGCATTGCCGCCGCCCACACATCCATGAGTATGCGTAACTCAATAGGTCCTGCAGCAAATGGCTTGGGCTCGCACGGTCGCTGTCTCAGTGGAGGGGCCAGAAACGATGCACACGTAGGCCTCCCTCCCTTCGCTTGAGGAGATGCTCGCCGCGGTACCGGCCGTAGCACTACCCACGATAAAACATGCTCCGCCGGTGACGATCTCACCGGTATCACAATAAGCCCATGAGCCCGCCGAGTAGTATTTGGCCTTTGAATCCGCTCCGACACGCCGGGTACAACCGGCGAAGCCTCCTCTGGGACCCTCAGGTCCTTGGAGACCCTTCTCTCCGTTGCACAGGTACTTCGTCAGAGTCCAGTCGACCTCGGAGATATCGAGTACTCCGTTACGGTTGGCGTCAGCGCCCAATTCCAGTTTCGTGCCGCCCGCAGCGCAGTTCGTTCCTGCAGACTCGGGGGTGGTTTTTGCCAGGGTTGCCAGTCCTTCGGGAGCTTGAGGACCGGGTACACCCTGTGGACCCGCCGGGCCCGGCTCCCCCTTGTCTCCCTTCGGCCCTTGAGCCCCCAAAGTGAGCTCAAAAGCATCCATCTGGGTGGACTCCGAGCCGGCTGATACCGTCAGGCGATATGAACCAGGCTGGAAGATGGGGGCTTCGGCAACCACAAAACCGCTCGCGTTCTGCCGGATCAATAGCGTAAACCCAGCCAACTGCACGGTCGGCGCGGAAGTGCCGAAGTTTTGACCATAGATGTAGAGGAAGAGCTTCCCTTCCATCGTCTTATACTCAACCTCGACATTCTTGACGTCGAGTTGCTGAGGGCTCGTCTGGGCGTGAGCCACTCCAGACTCAAGAAGACCCAACAACATGCCGCTAAAGGCTATGGACCTGGATACAATTCTTCCGACGCGGGAATAACGTTTCACTGGATGAGCTCGATTGTTTGGTATGTTTGGAATGAGAACGTGTTCGGTCGGGAGACCAGCACTTCCTCGTCTGGGCCTGTCAAGAATGGACTTGCAGCAACACGGGCCATCCAAGTGTGGACAAACTCTACCGTTGGACTTGAGACGTTGTCTCGGGCAGGAAGTATAAGCTCAAGCCAGCCATGAAGGCTCGCTGAGATGGCATTCAACCAGCCGGGACCCGAATGGCTCCTTGGCTCCTGCGCTCTCCGGAAAAACAAAAAGGCTCCAGGTTTCTTGGAACCCGGAGCCCTGAAGATTGGAGCGTGTGCTGACTCACGGCTACGCGCGATTGAGGATGGACTCGACGGCCGCCTGCGCGATGGGGTGGTAGCGCTCGCCGTAGCGCTTGAAGAGGCCTCGCGCGATGCCCTTGCCCTCGGGGGTGGCCACCAGCGCTCCGTAGAGCGGCTTGAGGTACTTCATCCGTCCCACCTCGCCCAGGAAGGCCTCGGTGCGGCCCAGCGCCGGCTCCCAGCCCGCCTTGAGCGCCGCCGCCAGCCACGACACCAGCACCTCCGAGTTCTGGCTCTTCGTCAGATGGAAGCGCTCGTCCAACTGCCGGAACACGTCCCGCGACGTCCCCTGCGGCAGCCACTCGATGAAGAGCTGCCACTCGGCCGGGGTCCAGTCCTTCACCTCCTCGGCCGACGGCACCTTGCCCTTCGTCTGCCCCATGCGCTCCAGCCGCTCCGAGCGCGGCACTGGCGCCCCCGCCGGGATTCCCGGCTTGCTCAGGTACGTCTCCGCGTCCACCTTCGCCAGCGCCCCCGGCAGGTGCTTCTCCACGAACGCCGTGAACTGCTCCGTGGTCAGCGCCTGGAAGCGGTGCGCCTCCAGGTAGCGCCTCAGGAAGCCGTCGAAGGCCGACCGGCCCACCGCGTCCTCCAGCGCCCTCAGGAACAGGTAGCCCTTCTCGTACGGCACCTGGGAGAACGCCTCGTCCGGATCCACCCCGTTGAGGTGCGTGCGCAGCGCCGTGAGCTGCGGATGGGCCCGGAAGTGGTGCACGGCCTCCTCCAGCGCCCGCCGGCCCAGAGCCGAGTGCAGCTGCGCCACGTCCGCCCCGTACAGCGCTTCGATGATGCGCCGCTCGGCGAACACCGTGAAGCCCTCGTTCAGCCAGAAGTGCTCCGCCGACGCGTTCGTCACCAGGTTGCCCGTCCACGAGTGCGCCAGCTCGTGCGCCACCACGCTCACCAGGCTCTTGTCCCCCGCCAGCAGCGTCGGCGTCAGGAAGGTGAGGCGCGGGTTCTCCATTCCCCCGTACGGGAACGAGGGCGGCATCGTCAGCAGATCGAACCGCTCCCAGTCATACGGCCCGAAGAGCTCCTCCGCCGCCCGCAGCATCGCGTCCACGTCCTCGAACTCCTCCGCCGCCGCCTCCAGCACCTCGGGCTCCGCCCAGACCCTCGAGCGCGGCCCCAGCTCCTTGGCCGCCAGCCTGCCCACCGCGAACGCCAGCAGGTACGGCGGAATCGGCTGCGGCATCTCGTAGCGCTCCACCGCCTCCACCCCGTGCTCCTCCCGTCCCGTGAAGCCCGCCGCCATCACCGCCTTCAGCTCCTTGGGCACCGTCAGCTCCGCCCGGTACCGGATGCGGATTCGCGGCGTGTCCTGCACCGGCACCACCGAGCGTGCGTGGATCGCCTGGCACTGGCTGAACAGGTACGGGTACTGCCCTCCCGACGTCTGCGCCGGCGTCAGCCACTGCAGCGCGCTCGCCTGGGGGGACGTCCGGTAGCGGATCGTCAGTTGCTTCGTCCCCGGCCGCAGCTCCACCCTCAGGCGGCTGCCGAGGATGGGTTCCGGCGGCGACACCAGGAAGGGCAGGGGCTTGCCCTCGGCGTCCACCACCGAGCGCACCTCCAGCTCCCGCGTGTCCAGGTCCAGGGGGCCCGCCGAGGCCTCCTTCAGGGTGAGGGTCGCCTCCGCGTGCAGGCGGCGCGTTCGAAAGTCCACGCGCGCCTTCCAGGTGAGGGTCTCGGTCTCGGGCTGCGTGTCATCGTTGTACGAGTGGGGATCGAGTCGGGCCATGGGGGCAAATACCTTACCCCCCACCGGCCAACACGGGGGACCCAAGAGTCGGTTGACTTTTGAGTCAACCGGCGCAATGTCTCCTGCCATCCTTTTTCAAATCGGGAGCCTCTTTCGATGACGACGCGGATCCGCAAAGTGGCAGTTCTGGGCGCGGGCGTGATGGGCAGCGGCATCGCCGCGCACCTGGCCAACTCGGGCGTGCGCGCTCTGCTGCTGGACATCGTGCCCCCCAAGGCCGGGCCCGGCGAGGACACGGCCTCCAAGGCCTTCCGCAACAAGTTCGCCGCCGGGGCCTTGGCCAACCTGCGCAAGCAGAAGCCCAGCCCCATCGTGTCCGAGCAGGTGCTCTCCTTCATCGAGGTGGGCAACTTCGACGACGACATGGCCCGCATCGCCGAGTGCGACTGGGTCATCGAGGTGGTCAAGGAGGACCTGGCCGTCAAGCAGGCCACCTTCGCCAAGGTGGAGCAGCACGCCCGCAAGGACGCCATCGTCAGCTCCAACACCTCCGGCCTCTCCATCCAGGGCATGCTCCAGGGCCGGGGCGCCGAGTTCCGCAAGAACTTCCTCGTCACCCACTTCTTCAACCCCGTCCGCTACATGAAGCTGCTGGAGCTCGTGGCGGGTCCGGAGACGAGCCCCGACGTGGTGAAGGCCGTCCACCGCTTCGGCGAGGAGGTGCTCGGCAAGGGCATCGTCTACGGCAAGGACACCACCAACTTCATCGCCAACCGCATCGGCACCTACGGGATGATGCGCACCATCTCGGAGATGCAGAAGGCGGAGCTGTCCATCGAGGAGGTGGACAAGATCTTCGGCCCCGCCATGGGCCGCCCCAAGTCCGCCGTGTTCCGCACCGCCGACATCGTCGGTCTGGACACCTTCTCCCACGTGGCCAAGAACTGCTACGACACGCTCACCCAGGACGAGGAGCGTGAGGTCTTCGCCGCCCCCGAGTTCCTCCAGAAGATGGTCGCCAAGGGCATGCTCGGCGACAAGAGCGGCGGCGGCTTCTACAAGAAGGACAAGAGCAGCGGCGGCAAGGACATCCTCGCGCTGGATCTCAAGACGCTCGAGTACCGGCCCCAGGCCAAGGTGCGCTACGAGTCCCTGGGCGCCGCCAAGGACGTGGAGAACGTGCGCGAGCGCGTCGCCACCGTCCTGAACGGCCAGGACAAGGCCGCCAAGTTCGCCGAGCGGATCACCCTCGACGTGCTGGCCTACTCCAGCCGGCGCATCCCGGAGATCGGCGATGACGTGGTGAACGTCGACCGCGCCATGCGCTGGGGCTTCGGCTGGGACATCGGGCCCTTCGAGACCTGGGATGCCTACGGCGTGAAGAAGGGCCTGGAGCGCATGAAGGAGCTGGGCCTCAAGCCCGCCGCCTGGGTGGAGCAGATGCTCGCCTCCGGCCGCACCTCCTTCTACGGCGTGGAGAACGGCAAGGACACCTACTGGGACATCCCCTCCAAGTCCGTGAAGGTGGTGCCGGAGAACGCCCGCACCTCGCGCGTGGAGTACCTCAAGCGCGGCAACAAGAAGATCTCCGGCAATGACTCCGCCACCCTGTGGGACATGGGCGATGGCGTGACGCTGCTGGAGTTCCACTCGAAGATGAACTCCATCGACGATGACATCATCTCGATGATGAACACGGCCCTGGACGAGACGGAGAAGAACTTCCGCGGCCTCGTCATCGGCAACGATGGAGGGAACTTCTCGGCGGGCGCCAACATCATGGCCATGCTGATGGCCGCCAAGAGCGAGGAGTTCGAGGCCATCCGCAAGATGGCCGGCGCCTTCCAGGCCGCCAACCAGCGCATGCGCTACAGCCCCGTGCCCGTGGTGACCGCGCCCTTCAACCTCACCCTCGGCGGCGGCGCCGAGGTCACCATGGGCGGCAACGCCGTCCAGGCCTCGGCCGAGCTGTACATGGGCCTCGTCGAGGTGGGCGTGGGCCTCATCCCCGGCGGCGGCGGCACCATGCAGCTCCTGCGCAACGTGTACGGCCCGTACTCGGCGGACAAGGACTTCGACGCGTTCCCCTTCATCAAGAAGGTGTTCCTGTCGATCGGCACCGCGAAGGTGGCCACCAGCGCCGAGGAGGCCCGGGAGCTGGGCTTCCTCACGGCCAGCGATGGCATCAGCGCCAACCGCGACTTCCTGCTGTCGGACGCCAAGCAGCGGGTGCTCGGCCTGGCCAACGCGGGCTTCCGCCCGCCCCGGCCCAGCCGCTTCCGCCTGCCCGGGCCCAGCGGCTTCGCCACCATCGACATGATGCTCTACGACATGGAGCTCAACGGGCAGGTCTCCGCCCACGACCGGAAGATCGCCCAGAAGCTGGCGCGCGTGCTCACCGGCGGCGACACCAGCCCCTCCGTGCTCCTCACCGAGGAGCGCCTGCTGGAGCTGGAGCAGGAGTCGTTCCTGAGCCTGATCGGCGAGGCGAAGACCCAGGACCGCATGATGCACATGCTCGAGAAGGGCAAGCCGCTGCGCAACTGAGGCGGCGGCGTTACGGGTTGTTCCCACGTCATCCAGTGATTCGAGACTTTGAAGCCCGGGGTTGCTCCCCGGGCGAGGAGACAGACAGATGCCCGGTCGAGTCGTGATTGCCAGCGCGGTGCGCACCCCGTTCACCCGCGCGCACAAGGGAGAGTTCAAGGACACCCGGCCCGACACGCTCGCGGCCCTCGCCATCAAGGAGGCCGTCAAGCAGGTCCCCGGCCTGAAGCCCGAGGAAATCGAGGACGTCATCCTCGGCTGTGCCATGCCCGAGGCGGAGCAGGGGATGAACGTGGCCCGCAACGCCGCGCTCCTGGCCGGTCTGCCGGACACCGTTCCCGGCATGACCATCAACCGCTTCTGCTCGTCGGGCACGCAGTCCATCGCCCAGGCGGCGCAGGCCATCAAGGCGGGGATGATCCAGGTCGCCATCGCCGGTGGCACCGAGTCCATGACCATGGTCCCCATGGGCGGCAACAAGGTCAGCGCCAACCCGGAGATCATGGAGAAGTTCCCCGAGGTCTACACCTCCATGGGCGCCACCGCGGAGAACATCGCCTCGCGCTACAGCGTGTCGCGCGAGGACGCGGACAAGTTCGCCTACGAGAGCCAGCGCCGGGCCGCCACCGCCCGCGAGCAGGGCAAGTTCAAGGAGGAGATCTTCCCCGTCACCACCACCGTCTATGACGAGGAGGGCAAGGCGCAGCAGGTCACCGTGTCCGTGGACACCATCCTGCGTCCGGACACCACGTTCGAGGGTCTGGCCAAGCTCAAACCCGCCTTCAACCAGAAGGGCGTGGTGACGGCCGGCAACGCTTCCCCGCTGACCGATGGCGCTGCCGCCGCGGTGGTGATGAGCGAGGAGAAGGCCCAGCAGCTCGGCGTGAAGCCGCTCGGCTACTTCCTGGACTACCAGGTGGCCGGCGTGCCGCCGGAGATCATGGGCGTGGGCCCCGTGCCCGCGGTGAAGAAGCTGCTGGCGAAGAACAACCTCAAGGTCGAGGACATCGACGTCTTCGAGCTGAACGAGGCCTTCGCGGCGCAGGCGCTGCACTGCATCCGCGAGCTGGGCATCCCGATGGACAAGGTGAACCCGAACGGCGGAGCCATCGCCCTGGGTCACCCGCTGGGCGTGTCCGGTGCGCGTCTGGTGGGCACCATCCTGCGCGAGCTCAAGCGCCGCAACGGCCGCTACGGCGTGGTGACGATGTGCATCGGCGGTGGCATGGGCGCCGCGGCGCTCATCGAGCTGGCGAAGTAGGTTCACACCTCACGAGGCCCCTTCCGTTGCACACGGGAGGGGCCGTCGTGTTTCTGGCGGTGCCCCGGACGCCACGCGACGAGCGCGTGCAGGCTGACGTAGAGGCACGGCACGACGAAGAGCGTGAGCAGCGTGCCCACGCTCAGCCCGGAGAGGGTGACGAGCGCGAGCGGACGCAACAGCTCCGTGCCCTCGCCAAAGCCGAGCGCGATGGGCACCAGTCCGAGCGTGGCCAGCAGCGTGGTGATGAGGATGGGGCGCAGGCGCATGGGCGCGGCGCGTTGCATCGCCTCCAGGCGTGACAGCCCGGGTGAT
This is a stretch of genomic DNA from Archangium violaceum. It encodes these proteins:
- a CDS encoding GNAT family N-acetyltransferase, whose amino-acid sequence is MQFDLGQDFVLAVFDRKEERVLGGTGLHVRSGPLSREIGLEIHCAPDNERSARVPQKLGFQREAVLARRSDRDGRDPSRSSVSQFRRASEIFR
- a CDS encoding GNAT family N-acetyltransferase translates to MKSLRSERLLLRPARPEDLAPLLAILSDPAVARWWPGFDESKVESELIAPDPDVTVYVIEHEHSVIGAIQFGEELDPQYRHASIDLFLSPQAWGRGFAPEAIRTLAVYLFEERGHHRLVIDPAADNARAIRAYEKVGFRPVGTMRQYERGADGTWHDGVLLDLLADEFVPPPVERPGCSTSPE
- a CDS encoding IS5 family transposase (programmed frameshift); the protein is MARELVPDALWERVAPLLPVPKKKKSGRGRPRADDRAALEAIVLVLRTGIPWEMLPTKQFGLSGMTAWRGLEQWTRAGVFEQLQRVLLNELGQRGQVDMRRASLDSSAVRASKGGPFTGKNPTDRAKAGSKHHLLVDAKGQPLAESLTGANVHVTHELFPLLDAVPDVKQPRGRPRHRPGKLHADKAYSSRKNRQGLRRRGVTARIARPGVELKQRLGRHRWVVERTIAWKNQQRRLRVRDERRDDIHFGLLVLGCCLILFRGLNPDFC
- a CDS encoding DUF7151 family protein; its protein translation is MLLGLLESGVAHAQTSPQQLDVKNVEVEYKTMEGKLFLYIYGQNFGTSAPTVQLAGFTLLIRQNASGFVVAEAPIFQPGSYRLTVSAGSESTQMDAFELTLGAQGPKGDKGEPGPAGPQGVPGPQAPEGLATLAKTTPESAGTNCAAGGTKLELGADANRNGVLDISEVDWTLTKYLCNGEKGLQGPEGPRGGFAGCTRRVGADSKAKYYSAGSWAYCDTGEIVTGGACFIVGSATAGTAASISSSEGREAYVCIVSGPSTETATVRAQAICCRTY
- a CDS encoding M1 family metallopeptidase translates to MARLDPHSYNDDTQPETETLTWKARVDFRTRRLHAEATLTLKEASAGPLDLDTRELEVRSVVDAEGKPLPFLVSPPEPILGSRLRVELRPGTKQLTIRYRTSPQASALQWLTPAQTSGGQYPYLFSQCQAIHARSVVPVQDTPRIRIRYRAELTVPKELKAVMAAGFTGREEHGVEAVERYEMPQPIPPYLLAFAVGRLAAKELGPRSRVWAEPEVLEAAAEEFEDVDAMLRAAEELFGPYDWERFDLLTMPPSFPYGGMENPRLTFLTPTLLAGDKSLVSVVAHELAHSWTGNLVTNASAEHFWLNEGFTVFAERRIIEALYGADVAQLHSALGRRALEEAVHHFRAHPQLTALRTHLNGVDPDEAFSQVPYEKGYLFLRALEDAVGRSAFDGFLRRYLEAHRFQALTTEQFTAFVEKHLPGALAKVDAETYLSKPGIPAGAPVPRSERLERMGQTKGKVPSAEEVKDWTPAEWQLFIEWLPQGTSRDVFRQLDERFHLTKSQNSEVLVSWLAAALKAGWEPALGRTEAFLGEVGRMKYLKPLYGALVATPEGKGIARGLFKRYGERYHPIAQAAVESILNRA
- a CDS encoding 3-hydroxyacyl-CoA dehydrogenase/enoyl-CoA hydratase family protein, encoding MTTRIRKVAVLGAGVMGSGIAAHLANSGVRALLLDIVPPKAGPGEDTASKAFRNKFAAGALANLRKQKPSPIVSEQVLSFIEVGNFDDDMARIAECDWVIEVVKEDLAVKQATFAKVEQHARKDAIVSSNTSGLSIQGMLQGRGAEFRKNFLVTHFFNPVRYMKLLELVAGPETSPDVVKAVHRFGEEVLGKGIVYGKDTTNFIANRIGTYGMMRTISEMQKAELSIEEVDKIFGPAMGRPKSAVFRTADIVGLDTFSHVAKNCYDTLTQDEEREVFAAPEFLQKMVAKGMLGDKSGGGFYKKDKSSGGKDILALDLKTLEYRPQAKVRYESLGAAKDVENVRERVATVLNGQDKAAKFAERITLDVLAYSSRRIPEIGDDVVNVDRAMRWGFGWDIGPFETWDAYGVKKGLERMKELGLKPAAWVEQMLASGRTSFYGVENGKDTYWDIPSKSVKVVPENARTSRVEYLKRGNKKISGNDSATLWDMGDGVTLLEFHSKMNSIDDDIISMMNTALDETEKNFRGLVIGNDGGNFSAGANIMAMLMAAKSEEFEAIRKMAGAFQAANQRMRYSPVPVVTAPFNLTLGGGAEVTMGGNAVQASAELYMGLVEVGVGLIPGGGGTMQLLRNVYGPYSADKDFDAFPFIKKVFLSIGTAKVATSAEEARELGFLTASDGISANRDFLLSDAKQRVLGLANAGFRPPRPSRFRLPGPSGFATIDMMLYDMELNGQVSAHDRKIAQKLARVLTGGDTSPSVLLTEERLLELEQESFLSLIGEAKTQDRMMHMLEKGKPLRN
- a CDS encoding thiolase family protein: MPGRVVIASAVRTPFTRAHKGEFKDTRPDTLAALAIKEAVKQVPGLKPEEIEDVILGCAMPEAEQGMNVARNAALLAGLPDTVPGMTINRFCSSGTQSIAQAAQAIKAGMIQVAIAGGTESMTMVPMGGNKVSANPEIMEKFPEVYTSMGATAENIASRYSVSREDADKFAYESQRRAATAREQGKFKEEIFPVTTTVYDEEGKAQQVTVSVDTILRPDTTFEGLAKLKPAFNQKGVVTAGNASPLTDGAAAAVVMSEEKAQQLGVKPLGYFLDYQVAGVPPEIMGVGPVPAVKKLLAKNNLKVEDIDVFELNEAFAAQALHCIRELGIPMDKVNPNGGAIALGHPLGVSGARLVGTILRELKRRNGRYGVVTMCIGGGMGAAALIELAK